In Platichthys flesus chromosome 21, fPlaFle2.1, whole genome shotgun sequence, the following are encoded in one genomic region:
- the LOC133932679 gene encoding basic helix-loop-helix domain-containing protein USF3 — MPEMTETQTPGRKPKKKKNKESHNAVERHRKEKINTGINRIGNLLPCSQALKQSKNMILDQAFRYITELKKQNDAMLLEGGDKVQADEIRRLRRQMEELRKESAHYIELLKAHDVNILEDPTIHWKGKQRCANVEKVPPTHQLPKGIIVYSNGNVMCPAGMENSPGKQPSEALILQPPSEVSGRLRVNGALLQVNTSSSTPALLPGSTVTPTQSMPGLRVVEQCVVETPVAAPNLPPSVSYITLQIPTALSQQTQPATPAQAITLTATSAAQLPTESSALPVSTFPTFTQTVTRATAAEVASWVTQDTAIRTVSYSAVPNSQALLRAGAAGSTQTTWTTLQIAGNTVQPVCQSLPIPEVSNTTQTVQQVTLCPVGNKPSVQPIQIQMQSNVPVQQAPITAHIQTQPFQRPPQLQPAVLNQSHPQPVQAPQPQSAVLPQSAIVPHPAVVSQPQPAVLQQGSLLPSPATALIPQPQPALLPLLQTMQVLQVNPSGATASGVTAPQNSNNPSVVFLQQASTCPTQSGVREEITNQTPCQHIVIIQAPNQAAPAPQVGMLPAAVPSAVPAAVSTQISTTSSSTSITSLQSVGGKQLVHILPRPVPPPMSQPLHVTQASSSPPVPSTPQTITVNGQVFALQPIKTSDKAISGGGHSTLQLVQPTTTEEPTTNVALNSLGALSSLNQSISQGLPITISSQNNGQPAAAQLAVVQPKQPQQQQPPAPVPVSGTTLALPVQQLQVPCLTPVTSGLVVNASKPSGKRVRTPLKTKRATAKRTKPVTKKELIHVQPAVVSAKPPTAAGESQTVQTTVSQVCQSSTVKITDTAPTCTTAVTSTKSSEATGNVTSTQNTTKIIVSSSSSETNIVSQSNSQSKSLVSASQSDAIFSQTCTGSTATPVTTVSATPVKPSVSAAVVIESKPAVVSGNNSAVTKVSVPEVKQTTTSTAASTTQSKSAATTAALRQSRSVVSSAGATVSGYTSTTVCTACPTPVCDGNVTTTAPVSSNQQASPPTSVCPPQRSNTQPPLPCHKPQPQPTASSSGSITVALSSPAPMLSSAHSSVSVASTSSEFGKRVTASKAPSQLSDINISHPSICPPTEVKPPPAPRRDRETQEEKHSTAAGKESLLAATSDAPSRKDFALSQQVYTNLDDQTLEHPMTSSRQTDSPMSTGAGGGRGFSVASMLPQGHSIGASSGPFGTFTFTSEQAEMLALAMLEQDSPGRRSGGCTGDNTASSNPITNQWEPPKPSPVSNSKERGSNGQQAKVTKPMDTVKPAVHVSVRRQVGEGSVSAPNGSRHQQNISYSQSQSLPQVQTQSSAQSGTGVSLSVNNLIRPSSSQQPYPGSPSLAGQQGSVPSPVGTSAHISQVSNNALSPCSGPAQPNEYNPLKTALMRAQTGVGVGERQVKIISKRQSQEAVMLNTGKRPKLCPPSAASVTHMEIKAPDHSQMMGQLLPTSSGVMTRINSESGGPLFSTNSFMSPVVRPPDGHCAPQGPPEQIQPGVLHLPQGHPQHPAAQPGQHLGGNLYMKQQQQEQQRHHLYHLQHHLTQPDLGQRHSLHQRALQQQQQEQQQQQQQQQQQQQQQQQQQQHVQKKRGPVRGNQTGSPAVLQQKPHHLEKSGVPQQQQHSHQQQTQHQQHTQQSQQSQQHPQQSHQQSQQHQQPPQHQQSHPQQHQQQTLQQQPQTQHQQHQQQLQQQQSSHSRHQQHLQQQIQQQQHFRHQEKSCEAQSAGSRAHHSNHLAQQEHLKSGQDHNAMQRMMSSRTLEQQLISPPSNPVSRSSELACAPSRQERHRVSSYSAEALIGKSPTNSDQQQRMGLHLQSGHGTTQEQPELCGYLDTSRGKANISHNPQSRPPSDHPGSADVQRVSECPPFKAMSGGAHQLSGFELQVSRGSDMTSKSVPPSQRGPQGQQQGGFRMNVGPPADSRNRGGYSVAHPGSQGVHVGPPLPREQEACHQSFMQSLLSPHLPEQSNHQRAVQCCPPVSMDYSCVSGSSSGDIQAKASNPSGPQTQKAAAMRLGEGNKGHISQVSSNMHGGPGVRAGLPHPPTPHSSSEPGRSSGPSRPPTAVSQHSRHITRDTQPTKLRPGDRPRSGALRSSNPFEPEGHLPLPSGGGVLLGRPQSGGDARRSTIVRFMADGGQVPSENNLVPEQHITQNFGFPFIPEGGMNPPSINPNSTFIPPVSQSNASRTPALLPVEPQNTLPSFYPSYSPATHPSLPSDVTLQYFPNQMFTSPSADKGSAPQLNNRFGSILSPPRPVGFGQTSFSLLPDMPPMPITNSSGITPHISNFSLTSLFPEIATGMPTDGSSMPMSPLLSLSNTSSADSSKQPNRPAHNISHILGHDGSSAV, encoded by the exons ATGCCAGAGATGACGGAAACTCAGACTCCTGGTCGTAAACCCAA aaagaagaaaaacaaagaatctCACAATGCAG TtgagagacacagaaaagagAAGATTAACACTGGGATTAACCGCATTGGTAATCTTCTGCCCTGTTCCCAGGCACTTAAACAG AGCAAAAATATGATATTGGACCAGGCTTTTCGCTACATCACTGAGTTGAAGAAACAAAATGACGCAATGCTTCTGGAGGGAGGAGATAAAGTCCAAG CGGACGAGATCCGTCGGCTGCGACGTCAGATGGAGGAGCTCAGGAAGGAGAGTGCTCACTACATCGAGCTCCTCAAAGCCCATGACGTCAACATTCTTGAGGACCCCACTATCCACTGGAAGGGAAAACAACGCTGTGCCAATGTGGAAAAGGTGCCGCCCACTCACCAGCTACCAAAAGGGATCATTGTCTATTCCAATGGGAATGTAATGTGCCCAGCAGGGATGGAGAATAGCCCTGGGAAACAGCCATCGGAAGCCTTAATTCTTCAGCCACCATCTGAGGTTAGTGGCAGGTTGAGGGTAAACGGAGCCCTGCTGCAAGTAAATACTTCTTCTTCCACCCCTGCACTTCTTCCTGGGTCGACTGTCACACCCACCCAGTCAATGCCAGGCTTGAGAGTTGTAGAGCAGTGTGTGGTCGAGACACCAGTTGCAGCCCCCAACTTGCCACCCTCTGTGTCTTACATCACTCTCCAGATCCCGACAGCCCTGTCCCAGCAAACGCAACCTGCCACCCCAGCCCAAGCCATCACGTTAACAGCCACCTCGGCCGCGCAGCTCCCCACTGAAAGCTCTGCTTTGCCTGTGTCCACTTTCCCCACATTTACCCAGACTGTAACCAGAGCGACAGCCGCAGAGGTTGCCTCTTGGGTCACACAGGACACTGCCATCAGGACAGTAAGTTACAGTGCAGTCCCCAACAGTCAAGCCCTTCTTAGGGCAGGCGCAGCAGGCAGCACACAGACTACCTGGACAACACTGCAGATCGCGGGGAACACAGTACAGCCAGTTTGCCAGAGTCTACCCATCCCAGAGGTCAGTAACACCACCCAGACTGTTCAGCAGGTGACTCTGTGTCCAGTGGGCAACAAACCATCTGTTCAGCCAATTCAAATACAGATGCAATCAAATGTCCCTGTACAGCAGGCACCCATTACTGCCCACATTCAAACGCAGCCCTTTCAGAGACCTCCCCAGCTACAGCCTGCTGTCTTGAACCAGTCACATCCTCAGCCTGTCCAAGCCCCCCAGCCACAGTCTGCTGTTCTCCCTCAGTCAGCCATAGTACCCCACCCTGCTGTTGTGTCGCAGCCCCAGCCCGCTGTCCTTCAACAGGGGTCGTTGCTTCCCAGTCCTGCAACGGCCCTCATTCCTCAGCCTCAGCCAGCCCTGCTGCCACTTCTCCAGACCATGCAGGTGCTGCAGGTAAACCCGAGCGGAGCAACAGCCTCAGGTGTAACAGCACCACAGAACTCTAACAACCCAAGTGTGGTCTTCCTGCAGCAGGCCAGCACTTGCCCAACCCAGTCAGGTGTAAGGGAGGAAATAACCAATCAGACACCTTGTCAGCATATTGTGATCATCCAGGCACCCAATCAGGCTGCACCTGCCCCTCAGGTTGGCATGTTGCCTGCCGCTGTTCCATCTGCAGTACCTGCAGCAGTGTCCACTCAAATATCCACAACCAGCAGTTCTACGTCTATCACTTCATTACAGAGTGTTGGAGGGAAGCAGCTGGTGCACATCCTACCACGTCCTGTTCCGCCTCCAATGAGCCAACCCCTACACGTCACCCAGGCATCGTCTTCTCCCCCGGTTCCTTCAACCCCACAAACTATCACTGTGAATGGCCAAGTTTTCGCCTTGCAGCCCATTAAGACATCTGACAAAGCAATTTCCGGGGGTGGCCACAGTACACTCCAGCTAGTCCAGCCCACAACCACAGAGGAACCAACTACTAATGTGGCCCTCAACAGTTTAGGGGCCCTCAGCAGTCTCAACCAGAGCATCTCTCAGGGCCTCCCAATTACCATTTCTAGTCAGAACAATGGTCAGCCTGCAGCTGCTCAGTTAGCAGTCGTCCAACCgaagcagccacagcagcagcagcctcctgctccagtgcctgtcTCTGGAACCACACTTGCTCTACctgtccagcagctgcaggtcccTTGTTTGACCCCAGTCACATCAGGGCTGGTGGTTAATGCCTCTAAGCCTTCTGGAAAGAGGGTTCGCACACCTTTGAAAACAAAGAGAGCAACAGCTAAAAGGACGAAACCCGTCACGAAAAAGGAGCTCATTCACGTGCAGCCTGCTGTTGTTTCAGCGAAGCCCCCGACTGCTGCAGGAGAGAGTCAGACAGTCCAAACTACAGTATCTCAAGTTTGTCAATCCTCCACTGTAAAAATCACAGACACTGCCCCCACGTGTACTACAGCTGTCACAAGTACAAAGAGcagtgaagctacaggaaatgtaacctctacacaaaacacaacgaAAATCATTGTCTCTAGTTCATCTAGTGAGACAAATATAGTCAGTCAATCAAATTCACAGAGCAAAAGTCTAGTCAGTGCATCTCAGAGTGATGCTAtattcagtcaaacttgtactGGCTCTACGGCAACTCCAGTAACAACGGTCAGTGCCACACCAGTGAAGCCATCGGTTAGTGCAGCTGTGGTCATAGAGAGTAAACCAGCGGTAGTTTCTGGCAACAACTCAGCTGTAACCAAAGTCTCAGTACCAGAGGTTAAACAAACTACCACCAGTACGGCAGCCAGTACAACACAAAGCAAGTCAGCTGCCACCACTGCTGCTTTGAGACAGAGCAGGTCTGTGGTCAGCTCAGCAGGTGCCACTGTGAGTGGGTACACCTCCACCACTGTTTGCACTGCATGTCCGACTCCGGTCTGCGACGGCAACGTCACAACCACAGCACCTGTATCTTCAAATCAGCAAGCCAGCCCACCAacatctgtgtgtcctcctcagagATCCAACACCCAACCCCCCTTGCCCTGTCATAAACCTCAGCCTCAGCCCACCGCTTCATCCTCTGGGTCCATAACTGTGGCGCTCTCATCACCTGCACCAATGTTATCTTCAGCGCATAGCTCTGTTTCCGTCGCCTCAACGAGTTCAGAATTTGGCAAACGAGTCACTGCCAGCAAAGCACCGTCACAGCTGAGTGATATAAACATatcccatccctccatctgccCTCCCACTGAGGTTAAACCACCTCCGGCCcccagaagagacagagagacccAGGAAGAGAAACactccacagcagcagggaaGGAGAGTTTGTTGGCAGCGACCTCTGACGCTCCCTCCAGAAAGGACTTTGCCCTGTCACAGCAGGTGTACACTAACCTTGATGATCAAACTTTGGAGCACCCTATGACATCTAGCCGACAGACAGATTCTCCCATGTctacaggagctggaggaggcagaggtttCTCCGTGGCGTCAATGCTTCCTCAGGGCCACAGTATTGGTGCATCATCAGGCCCCTTTGGAACATTTACATTCACGTCAGAGCAGGCAGAGATGCTGGCCCTGGCCATGCTAGAACAGGACAGCCCTGGCAGGAGGAGTGGAGGCTGCACTGGGGACAACACAGCTTCGTCTAACCCTATTACAAACCAATGGGAGCCTCCCAAACCCTCACCGGTTTCTAACAGTAAAGAAAGAGGCTCAAATGGACAGCAAGCAAAAGTGACTAAGCCCATGGATACAGTTAAACCCGCTGTCCATGTGTCAGTCAGAAGACAAGTGGGGGAGGGGTCTGTCAGTGCACCGAATGGAAGCAGacatcaacaaaacatttcttacTCCCAGTCTCAGTCGCTCCCCCAGGTCCAGACTCAGAGCTCAGCACAGAGTGGTACTGGTGTTAGCCTCAGTGTCAACAACCTAATAAGACCCAGCTCCAGTCAGCAGCCCTACCCCGGTTCCCCCAGTCTGGCTGGCCAACAGGGCTCAGTTCCCTCGCCTGTGGGGACCTCAGCCCACATATCCCAAGTCTCAAACAACGCCCTCTCGCCCTGCTCGGGTCCAGCTCAGCCGAACGAATACAACCCCTTGAAAACTGCGCTGATGAGGGCTCAGACTGGAGTTGGCGTTGGCGAGCGACAAGTGAAGATTATCTCTAAGCGTCAGTCCCAGGAAGCGGTGATGCTTAACACTGGAAAACGTCCCAAGCTTTGTCCTCCATCGGCAGCCAGTGTCACCCACATGGAAATTAAAGCTCCTGATCACAGCCAGATGATGGGACAGCTGCTGCCCACCTCCTCAGGTGTCATGACAAGGATTAACTCAGAAAGTGGAGGGCCCCTCTTCTCCACGAATTCTTTCATGAGCCCAGTAGTGCGACCCCCAGATGGGCACTGTGCTCCTCAAGGGCCCCCTGAGCAGATCCAGCCAGGGGTGCTTCACCTGCCCCAGGGTCACCCGCAGCATCCTGCAGCCCAGCCCGGCCAACACCTAGGGGGGAACCTTTacatgaaacagcagcagcaagagcagcagagacaccaTCTGTATCATCTGCAACACCACCTGACACAGCCTGACCTTGGACAGCGCCATTCACTACACCAGAGGGcgcttcagcagcagcaacaagagcagcagcaacagcagcagcagcagcagcagcagcagcagcagcagcagcaacagcaacagcacgTGCAGAAGAAACGGGGACCGGTCAGAGGAAATCAGACGGGTTCACCGGCTGTGCTGCAACAGAAGCCACATCACCTGGAGAAGTCCGGAgttccgcagcagcagcagcactcgcATCAACAACAAACGCAACATCAGCAGCACACGCAGCAGTCGCAGCAGTCGCAGCAGCACCCGCAACAGTCACACCAACAATCGCAGCAGCATCAACAGCCACCGCAACACCAACAGTCTCACCCCCAGCAGCACCAACAGCAGACACTTCAACAGCAGCCCCAGACGCAGCATCAGCAACACCAACAGCAGCTACAGCAACAACAGAGCTCGCACTCCCGACACCAGCAGCATCTACAGCAGcagatccagcagcagcaacacttcAGACACCAGGAGAAGAGCTGTGAAGCCCAGTCAGCAGGATCCAGGGCCCACCACAGTAACCACCTGGCTCAGCAGGAACACCTCAAG TCTGGTCAGGACCATAATGCTATGCAGAGGATGATGAGCTCCAGGAccctggagcagcagctcatcTCTCCTCCCAGCAATCCCGTGTCCCGGTCGTCCGAGCTCGCCTGCGCTCCATCACGCCAGGAACGCCATCGTGTTTCCAGTTACTCTGCGGAGGCGCTCATCGGTAAAAGCCCCACAAATAGTGACCAGCAGCAGCGCATGGGTCTTCACCTACAATCTGGACACGGCACCACCCAGGAGCAGCCAGAGCTCTGCGGTTACCTAGACACGTCACGAGGGAAGGCCAATATCTCACACAACCCTCAGAGCCGCCCGCCTTCAGATCATCCAGGGTCCGCGGATGTTCAGCGGGTCTCAGAGTGTCCGCCCTTCAAGGCTATGAGTGGAGGAGCACATCAACTCAGTGGTTTCGAGTTGCAGGTGTCTCGTGGAAGTGACATGACATCTAAGTCAGTGCCTCCTTCTCAGAGGGGCCCTCAggggcagcagcagggaggGTTCAGGATGAATGTTGGCCCTCCCGCAGACAGCAGGAACCGCGGCGGCTACAGTGTAGCTCATCCTGGTTCACAAGGAGTACATGTTGGACCGCCGCTGCCCCGAGAGCAGGAAGCTTGTCACCAGAGTTTTATGCAAAgcctcctctccccccacctTCCTGAGCAGAGTAACCACCAGCGAGCGGTGCAGTGCTGCCCCCCAGTCAGCATGGACTACAGCTGTGTGTCTGGAAGCTCCTCAGGAGACATTCAGGCCAAGGCCTCCAACCCCAGTGGGCCGCAGACGCAGAAGGCTGCAGCTATGAGGCTCGGAGAAGGGAACAAGGGCCATATTTCTCAGGTTAGCAGCAACATGCACGGAGGCCCAGGTGTGCGAGCAGGTCTTCCCCATCCTCCAACTCCCCACAGCAGCTCTGAGCCAGGCCGCTCCTCGGGGCCCTCCAGACCGCCCACTGCTGTCAGCCAGCATTCCCGGCACATCACCCGGGATACTCAGCCCACCAAGCTGAGACCCGGGGACCGACCTCGGTCCGGTGCTCTGAGATCGAGCAACCCCTTCGAGCCAGAGGGCCACCTACCTCTGCCCTCTGGAGGAGGGGTGCTGCTGGGCCGACCACAGTCTGGAGGAGACGCGCGGCGCAGCACTATCGTACGCTTCATGGCTGATGGTGGTCAGGTCCCCAGTGAAAACAACCTGGTTCCTGAGCAGCACATAACACAGAACTTTGGTTTTCCTTTTATTCCCGAGGGAGGAATGAATCCTCCTTCCATCAACCCCAACTCCACATTCATCCCTCCGGTCAGTCAGTCAAACGCCTCCCGTACTCCCGCCCTTCTCCCCGTGGAGCCCCAGAATACTTTACCCTCCTTCTATCCCTCCTATTCCCCAGCAACACACCCCAGCCTTCCCAGTGACGTCACCCTTCAATACTTTCCCAACCAAATGTTTACCAGCCCAAGTGCCGACAAAGGCAGCGCTCCTCAACTCAACAACCGCTTCGGCTCGATCCTTTCCCCGCCTCGCCCTGTGGGTTTTGGTCAGACCAGCTTCTCGCTGCTCCCAGATATGCCCCCGATGCCTATCACCAACTCGTCGGGAATCACCCCTCACATATCCAACTTCAGCCTCACCTCTCTGTTCCCCGAGATCGCCACTGGCATGCCCACTGACGGCTCGTCCATGCCCATGTCTCCCCTGCTGTCGCTCTCCAACACCTCGTCTGCCGACTCAAGCAAGCAGCCAAATCGCCCTGCCCACAACATCAGCCACATTCTGGGCCACGACGGCAGCTCGGCCGTGTGA
- the naa50 gene encoding N-alpha-acetyltransferase 50 isoform X2: protein MKGRIELGDVTPHNIKQLKRLNQVIFPVSYNDKFYKDVLEVGELAKLAYFNDIAVGAVCCRVDHSQNQKRLYIMTLGCLAPYRRLGIGTKMLNHVLNICEKDGTFDNIYLHVQISNESAIDFYQKFGFEIIETKKNYYKRIEPADAHVLQKSLRSPCAPPTGELQKGE from the exons ATGAAAGG CCGGATCGAGTTGGGGGACGTGACTCCCCACAACATCAAGCAGCTTAAACGCCTGAACCAGGTCATCTTCCCTGTCAGCTACAACGACAAGTTTTACAAAGATGTGCTGGAAGTGGGGGAGCTTGCAAAGCTAG CATACTTCAATGACATTGCAGTGGGTGCTGTGTGCTGCAGAGTGGACCACTCTCAGAACCAGAAGAGACTGTACATCATGACACTCGGCTGTCTAGCACCCTACCGTAGACTCGGAATTG GTACGAAGATGCTGAATCATGTGCTAAACATCTGTGAGAAGGACGGAACTTTTGACAACATTTACCT TCATGTGCAGATCAGCAACGAGTCCGCCATCGACTTTTACCAGAAGTTTGGATTTGAGATCATCGAAACAAAAAAGAATTACTACAAGAGGATAGAGCCGGCAGATGCCCATGTGTTGCAGAAGAGCCTGCGCAGCCCATGTGCACCGCCCACCGGAGAGCTTCAGAAGGGAGAGTAG
- the naa50 gene encoding N-alpha-acetyltransferase 50 isoform X1: MKGSRIELGDVTPHNIKQLKRLNQVIFPVSYNDKFYKDVLEVGELAKLAYFNDIAVGAVCCRVDHSQNQKRLYIMTLGCLAPYRRLGIGTKMLNHVLNICEKDGTFDNIYLHVQISNESAIDFYQKFGFEIIETKKNYYKRIEPADAHVLQKSLRSPCAPPTGELQKGE, translated from the exons ATGAAAGG TAGCCGGATCGAGTTGGGGGACGTGACTCCCCACAACATCAAGCAGCTTAAACGCCTGAACCAGGTCATCTTCCCTGTCAGCTACAACGACAAGTTTTACAAAGATGTGCTGGAAGTGGGGGAGCTTGCAAAGCTAG CATACTTCAATGACATTGCAGTGGGTGCTGTGTGCTGCAGAGTGGACCACTCTCAGAACCAGAAGAGACTGTACATCATGACACTCGGCTGTCTAGCACCCTACCGTAGACTCGGAATTG GTACGAAGATGCTGAATCATGTGCTAAACATCTGTGAGAAGGACGGAACTTTTGACAACATTTACCT TCATGTGCAGATCAGCAACGAGTCCGCCATCGACTTTTACCAGAAGTTTGGATTTGAGATCATCGAAACAAAAAAGAATTACTACAAGAGGATAGAGCCGGCAGATGCCCATGTGTTGCAGAAGAGCCTGCGCAGCCCATGTGCACCGCCCACCGGAGAGCTTCAGAAGGGAGAGTAG